A stretch of the Chlorobiota bacterium genome encodes the following:
- the bshA gene encoding N-acetyl-alpha-D-glucosaminyl L-malate synthase BshA has translation MNIGITCYPTYGGSGVVGTELGKALAYRGHSVHFISYALPFRLDGYFKNIYFHEVETPDYPLFEMGVYPVSLASKMVDVAMYHKLDILHVHYAIPHATSAYLAKQILLENGFDIKVITTLHGTDTTLIGIDPTLKPIVKFSIEKSDGVTAVSNYLKEATIQNFEIDQNKIVSIPNFINTNVWSRDNCPKLRSEFAPNGESVLVHTSNFRPIKRVNDCIKLFDLVRKEIPSKLIMVGDGPDRTETEMLCRELNISEHVKFLGKQNALPAILSACDLALITSENESFSLSSLEALSCGVPVISTNRGGLVELNIEAETGFLCDVGDIGTMAKRAIETLTDIKLFSHLKIKARERAVNNFSEDIIVPHYENYYNDVLKSNSK, from the coding sequence ATGAATATTGGAATTACTTGTTATCCAACTTATGGTGGAAGTGGTGTGGTTGGTACCGAGCTTGGAAAAGCACTAGCTTATAGAGGGCATTCAGTCCATTTTATTTCTTATGCACTTCCTTTTAGGTTGGATGGTTACTTTAAAAATATTTATTTTCATGAAGTTGAAACTCCAGATTATCCATTGTTTGAAATGGGTGTTTATCCTGTTTCTTTAGCAAGTAAAATGGTAGATGTGGCTATGTATCACAAATTAGATATTCTTCATGTACATTATGCTATTCCTCATGCAACAAGCGCATACCTTGCCAAACAAATTTTATTAGAAAATGGATTTGATATAAAAGTAATAACAACATTGCATGGAACAGACACTACATTAATTGGGATTGACCCTACTTTAAAACCTATTGTTAAGTTTTCTATTGAAAAATCTGACGGGGTAACTGCAGTAAGTAATTATCTTAAAGAAGCAACAATTCAAAATTTTGAAATAGATCAGAATAAAATTGTTTCAATACCTAATTTTATCAATACAAATGTTTGGTCAAGAGATAATTGTCCAAAACTTAGAAGTGAATTTGCACCAAATGGAGAATCAGTATTGGTTCATACAAGTAATTTCAGACCTATTAAAAGGGTAAATGATTGTATAAAATTGTTTGATTTGGTTAGAAAAGAAATTCCATCAAAGTTAATTATGGTTGGTGATGGACCTGATAGAACAGAAACTGAAATGTTATGTAGAGAACTTAATATTTCTGAACATGTTAAATTTTTGGGAAAACAAAATGCATTACCAGCTATTTTATCAGCATGTGATTTGGCTTTAATTACAAGTGAAAATGAGAGTTTCAGTCTATCTTCATTAGAAGCATTGAGCTGTGGTGTGCCCGTTATTTCTACTAACAGAGGGGGTTTAGTGGAATTGAATATAGAAGCTGAAACTGGTTTTCTGTGTGATGTTGGAGATATTGGAACAATGGCTAAAAGGGCAATTGAAACACTAACAGATATTAAATTATTTTCACATCTTAAAATTAAAGCTAGAGAAAGAGCTGTTAATAATTTCTCAGAAGATATTATTGTTCCTCATTATGAGAATTATTATAATGATGTATTGAAATCAAATTCAAAATGA